The Actinomyces wuliandei genome contains the following window.
AGTGGGTCTGGTGATGAGATGTTGGGTCTTGTCGCGCGGTGGTGCGTTGTTAAGCTGCGGCGGTGAAGCTTTGCTTGTGTCACTTCCCCTGGGGATGCTTGTTCTGGTGACGGGCTCGATCCGTGGGGTCTGGTCTGGGTGAGGTCGGAGACTGCAGGGCTGTGACGCGTGTGACTGCCTTGACTGTCGGCGTGGGAGGTGTTCTTGCTGCGTATGGCGGGACCCTCCTGTGGGTGGCGCGAGTCAGGCTGGTGCGGGCGTGGCTGTGAAGGTGGTGGGGGTCCTGGCCCCGCTGCTGGTCTCCGGGACCTTGTGCGCAAGACGTCTTGCGTGGTAGTGCGGGTCTGTTGGTGGTCAGCCGCCATAGGCCACCTGAAGATGTGCAGCATGGGAGCCTGGAGGTGTAGGCGCTGCGGGCGGGGCACGACCAACGCTGTATGTCCTGACAAAGCCTGGACTTCTTGACGTGGGTGCGGTAACCTCGGTCTCACGTCCGAAACGATTCGGACGAAACCTGCGACTGAGGAGCGACAATGACGTCCAAGGCTGTCAACACCAGTGACCCCAGGTACTCCAAGCTGACCATCGGCGTGTGCCCCGACCAGTGGGGCGTCTGGTTCCCTGAGGACCCCAAGCAGATGGACCCCCGCCAGGCCTGGGAGGAGATGGCTGAGGCCGGCTTCGAGGTGATCGAGACCGGCCCCTGGGGCTACTTCCCCACCGACCCCAAGGAGCTCCAGAAGTGGTGCGACGACTACGGCATGCGGGTCGTGGCCGGCACCGGGTGGGGCATCCTCCACAAGGAGGAGGCCTGGGAGACCACGCTGACAACCTTCCGGGCCATCGCGGAGACCCACGCCGCCGTGGGCGCGGAGTACATCGTCCACCTGCCCCCGCTCTACCGCGACGACAAGACCTGGGAGTGGACCGACGACCGCGTGCTCTCCGACGACGCCTGGAAGCTCTACGTGGAGCACGCCAACGCCCTGGGGCAGATGCTCCTGGACGACTACGACCTCAAGATGGTCCTCCACCCCCACGGGGACTCCCACATCGAGACCCCCGAGGAGATCGCCCGCATCTTTGACGCCACCGACCCCAGGTACGTCAACCTCTGCCTGGACTCCGGCCACGTCGTCTACGGCGGCGGCGACCCGGTCGAGCTGTGCAGGAAGTACCCCGAGCGCATCACCTACGTCCACATCAAGGCCTTCGACGAGGCCATCACCAAGGAGGCCCACGAGAAGGACTGGCCCTTTGGCGAGGCGGTCACCAAGGGCGCCTCGGTCTGCCCGCCCGCAGGCCTGCCCGAGATGCACGACTTCGTTGACGCCCTGGCGGACCTCGACAAGCCCATCTACTGCATCTGCGAGCAGGACTGCTACCCCTGCGACCCGTCCTTCCCCAAGCCCAACGCCATCAACATGCGCACCTACCTGGCCGAGTGCGGCCTGGGGCTGGCCTGAGGCGGCTGGACCTTCCGGGCGCTGACTGACCGCGTGGCTGCGGTGCTATGTGGCGCCGGTGGGTGCCCGCCGACGGCGCCGGGCTGCCCTGCCGAGGTGGTCTCGGCGCCAACCCGGCCGCGCCGTGGACACTGCTCGGCAGGCCGACTTCCTCCAATATCCAATATCACTGACTGACGCTACTCAACGAGGAGACAACCATGAGTGTCCGTATTGGACTGATCGGGGCCGGCGGCATGGGCCGCGCCCACGTCGAGCGCATTGAGAACGAGCTGGCTGGCGGGCGCGTCGTCGCCGTGGCCGACCTCAACCTGGATGCTGCCAAGGAGGTCGCCGAGCCCCTGGGTGCCACGGCCTACGGCAGCGGTGCCGAGCTCATCGCCGACCCCGATGTCGACGCCGTCCTGGTGGCGACCTTCGGCAAGGTCCACGCCCCTGACGTCATCGCCGCCGTCGAGGCGGGCAAGTACGTCCTGTGCGAGAAGCCGCTGGCCACCACGCCGCAGGACTGCATCGCCATCATGGATGCCGAGCAGAAGGCGGGAAAGAAGCTCGTCACCGTGGGCTTCATGCGCCGCTTCGACCCCGGCTACCAGGAGATGCGCGCCACCCTGGCCGGCGGGGAGCTTGGCTACGCCACCCTGGTGCACTGCCGCCACCGCAACCCCTCAGTGCCAGAGGGCTACGTCACGCGTAACATGATTGATGACACCGCCATCCACGAGATCGACACCTGCCGCTACCTGTTGAACGAGGAGATCGTCTCCGTGCGCGTGGACGCCCCGCGCTCCACCAGCCGCCGTTTTGACCACCTGCGTGACCCGCTGGTGCTGGTGGCCAGGACGGAGTCCGGCGTGCTCATTGACGACGAGGTCAACGTCAACATCCAGTTCGGCTACTCTATCGAGTGCGAGCTGGTCATGGAGGCCGGCACCATCCGCCTGGGGGACCAGAACACCACGGTCACCCGTGACTCCCACGGCAACCGCAACCCGATCTGCCGCAGCCACGTGGACCGCTTCCACACGGCCTTCAACCAGGAGGTCCAGCAGTGGATCCGCGCGGTGGAGCGCGACGAGCACACCGGGTCCACCTCCTGGGACGGCTACGCCGCCACCTGCGTGGTGGACGCCGCCCTGGAGTCCCTGGAGAACGAGGGTCGGGAAGTCACTGTCTCTACCATCGACAAGCCCGCCCTCTACGCCTGAGCCTCGCTGACAGATGCCCCTAGCGTGGTGCGACGACGTCGGTTGGCGCTGTCGCACCGGAGAGGAGACCACCTGTGGTCGATATCGCCCTTGACCCCAACATGTACTACCGCACCATGCCCACCGTCCGCACCCTGTACAAGGCGGCCGAGCTGGGTTTTGAGCACGTGGAGCTGTCGCCCAACGCGGACTTCCACCTCTGGCACCACCGCCCGGCCGCCGACGACGCCTTCGTCGCCGAGCTGAACAAGGCGCAGAAGGAGACCGGTGTGCGGGTGCGCACCCTCAACCCGGTCTTCAACTGGTCCTCGCCGGTGGAGGAGGAGCGCACCGCTCAGGTCTCCAACTGGCGCCGCCTCCTGGAGCTGGCCGACCAGCTTGACGTGCGTGAGATCACCTCGGAGTTCTCCGGGGACCGCAACCAGGCCCGCCGCAGCGAGGAGCAGTGGTTCCGCTCCATTGAGGAGCTGGCCCCGCACTTCGAGCGCTACGGGATCCGCCTCAACATGGAGGCCCACCCCTACGACTTCGTCGAGCTGCACGACCCGGCCCTGCGCCTGGTGCGTGCGGTCAACAAGGACTGGATCGGCTACGAGTTCTGCTGCCCGCACGCCTTCCACCTGTCTGACGGCGCCGGCGACGTGGAGCGGATGATCCGCACCGCCCACGAGGCCGGCAAGCTGCGCGAGGTCCACGTTGCCGACGGCTTCAACCACCGTGCCAACGACGGCAACCGCTACATCGTCAACCCGCCCGGCGCCGATGTCACCGTGCACCAGCACAACGAGGTCGGTAACGGCGAGGTCGACTGGGACGCGGTGTTCTCCACCCTGAGGGACATCCGCTTTGACGGCGTGCTGTCGGTGTGCGTCTTCGGCTGGCACGAGCACGCCGACGACATCAACCGGCGCGTCCTGGCCCGCCTCAAGGACGAGCTCGGCGCCTGAGACGCGGCTGGGCGGATCCCTGACCTGTGCTGCGGCCTCACGGGACGCCCGTGAGGCCGCAGCCGTTCATTCTTCCCGGGGCACCGCCTGTCCCCGACAGGGGAGGTGTGTCGAGACCGTATCCTGCCGCCTATGACGTACACGGTGAGCCGGTCATGACCTCGCCCGCGCCGCGCAGCCCCTTGCGGCTGCGCCTGTACGCGTGGGTGGCAGGTGTGCTCCTGGGCTCCCTGGAGGGGGTGCTTGCGGTCGTCGTCGCAGGTGGCGCTGGCAGGGGCGCCGCAACGGCTGGCCTCCCAGGTGGGGGCAGCGGTGTGGAGGAGGCGACTGGCGGTGCGCTCGGCGCGGCCAACCCGGCGCCTGCCGTGCCGGTGGCCCTCGTCCTGTGCGCCATGGTTGTGGTGGGGGCGTTGTGCGGCCCGCGGCTGAGCCGCCTGCTCGGCAGGAGGGTGGCGGACCTGGGGGCCGGGGCGCTGATCGTGGCCGGGGCGCTGCTGGCGGCTGCCTTGACAGGGGGTGAGGGTCCCTTAGGCGCCAGGACCGCTGGTGCCGTGGTGGCTGGCCTGGTCGGGCCTGCTGCCGCAGGGGCTGGTGCGGGGCTCCTGCTGCTGGTGGCCCCCCAGGTCTGTCACGAGCTCTCCCTGCCCGGTCACAGACGCCTCATGCCCCAGGCGATGGCGCTTATGCCAGCGGGTGCTGCGCTGGTGGTGCTGGGGGGAACCCTGGGTGCGCGGTGGCTGCCGGATCCTGCGCGCGGGGCGTGGCTGGGTGTCCTCGTGCTGGGTGCCGTGCACCTGGGGGTGGGCATCAGCCTGCCCGAGAGTCCGGTCTGGCTGGCGGAACGGGGAGGGGACGTCAGAGCCTTCGAGGCGCTGCGGCGCCTGCATGGCAACCTGGAGGCTGCTGTCGCCGTCGACTGGGCCCGCCACGAGGCAGGCATGGCCCGCGAGCAGCAGCGGCTGACCGCCGCCGACCTCAGGATTCCCCAGATTCGCCAGGCCACCGTGACCAGCGTGGTGCTCGTGGTGGCGCAGGAGGCGCCCCTGGGGGCCGCTGCGCTCGTCCTGGCTCCTGCGGTGGCTGACCACCTGGGAGGAGGCGCGCGCACGGTCGCCGCCGCCTGCGTGGGCTGGGGCGTCGTCAGTGTCCTGGCCCTGCTCCTGGGGCGGGTGGAGACCCTGGAGCGGCTGCGCTTCCTGCGGGTGGTGCTGGGCAGCGTGGTCGCGGTGGTGGCTGCCACGGTGCTGGTGACCACCACTAGCGCTGGTGGCGGGGGACCGTCAGACGCGGACCTGCCAGGAGGGGCGCTGGCCGGGACTGTCGTCGGCTGCCTCGTCGCGCTGGTGGCAGGCCAGTACGTCCTGGTGCTGCCCGCATGCCAGGGTGCAGTAGATCCGCAGATTCCCCCGTGGCTGGTAGGCACCCAGCGTCGGCTGGTAGCGGTGGGGCAGTCCCTGGCCCATGCCGGCGCGATCGTGGTCCCCCTGCTGGTCTACCAGCGCTGGGGCCTGGACGTGGTGGGCTGGGTGATGTTCACCCTGACCGTGGTCGCGCTGGCGGTGGTGCTGGTCCGGATGCCGCGTGCGCTCAGGGCTGCCTGACCTGTGGGACTCCCAGGGTCTCGTGTGCCTGGCGCATCTGCTCCGCCTCCTCCTGGGAGAACTCGAACTCCTTCTCGCTCCAGGCCCACATGTCGCTCCAGTCCCACATGGTCTGGACAAGCGGCCTGAGGCTCTCTCCGCGACGGGTCAGGCGGTAGTCCACCCTGGGCGGGGGCTCGCCGTGGTCGGTACGCTCAAGAAAGTCGTCCTCAACCAGCTCTTTTAGTTGCTTGAGCAGCGCGGAGTCCCGATATGCCGTGCAGGCAGCACCGTAGCTGCCCACAGTGCCTGACGTCCGCCAGGGCGACGTAGAAGAGGATCTCAATCCTCCACTTCCCGCCGATAACCTTCTGACGGGACGTGATTGCAGGGCACCACGTGATCTTGGGGGCCTCTGGCATTGACCCCACCTCTTGTCGTGGGTACTGAGAGAAAGGCAGTACTAGGAAGTCGTGGCCGCGCTCGCTACGGTAGTCATGCCGCAGGACATGAGCAAGTCTGAGGCCGGTGGCCGCGTGCGTTGTCCCGTGAGGGCCGTACGGCACACGACCTGCGCTCGACTGGACACGGCCCGTACACGCGGCCGGGCGCAGGCACTCCACCGGCAGCAGGGCTACGACGAGGAGGAAGCACATGAAGGTGACCTACTGGTCCGACTACGCCTGCCCGTACTGCTACATTGGCAGGACGCGCCTAGGCAGGGCGATTGACAGCCTCGGGCTGGCCGACGAGGTCGAGCTCGAGATGAAGTCCTTTGAGCTCTACCCTGACGCCCCCTACGAGGTCCAGGGCGCCACGGTGGACAGGTTTGCCCGGAAGTACCGCCTCACCACCAAGGCGGCCCGACAGCGCGTCGAGGCGATCAGCAGCCTGGGACGCGCCGAGGGAATCGACTTCAACTACGCCACGACGCTCAACACCAACATGCTCGACGCCCACAGGCTGACCAAGCTCGCCCACGAGCTGGGCGTCACGGGCTTTGAGGAGCTGTGCTTCCACGCGTACTTCGTCGACAACGAAGTCATGGCCGACCACGACGTCCTGCGGCGCCTGGCGGCGGAGGCTGGCCTGCCCTCCCGGGAGGTAGAGCGGGTGCTGGCGGGCAGGGACTACGCCGACGCCGTGCGCGCCGACGAGCGCGAGGCCCACGAGATGGGTGTCGACGCCGTGCCGTACTTCGTGGTGGACGACACCTACGTCATCACTGGCAGCCGGCCCACCGAGGAGATGGCGCGCGTGCTCTACCAGGCCAGCGCCGAGAGCCTGGGCAGGCAGGACGACTCCGTCGGTGGTGCCTGTGGGCCCCAGGGGTGTGCGCTGCCATGAGCGTGAGGGTCCACCCGCTGCAGGTACAGGGTGTGACCGTCGGTGCCGCCGTGGTCGCGATATGCCCAGCTGGGACCTGCGGCCTGGAATTGTCAGGACAAATGACGTAGGCTGGGTGCACGCGGCGAAAGCCGGGACGCGGGTGCGGTGGGGCGAGTGTGCCCCGAGGCGCTTCTGAGCGTTCCTGGGCGCCCCGGGTTGGCTCTGAGCCCGGGGCTCTGCTGACAGTTTGTCGTCGCTCCGAGTGTCCACTCCTGAGAGGTAACCAGCAATGACCACCACGACGCGCAACGACGCCGTCCTGACTCCTGACGCCGTTCCAGGTGCCGCCCCCGATGCTGTGCCTGACACGATTCCTGAGGTGATGCAGGCGGCGGTGCTGCGTGACCCTGGGGCAGGTCTGCGCGTCGAGACGCTGCGTACCCCCCGCCCCAAGGCGGGTGAGGTCCTTGTCAAGGTCGCTGCCTGCGGGTTGTGCCACTCCGACCTCCACGTCATGGGGGGAGCGATCTCCTTCCCGCTGCCCGCGGTCCTGGGGCACGAGGTGTCCGGGACGGTCGTTGAGCTGGGGCCGGGCACCGAGCACACCGGGCTGGAGGTCGGCCAGCGGGTCGCGGGCGGCTTCCTCATGCCCTGCGGCCAGTGCGAGGCCTGTGCCGCTGGCCGTGACGAGCTGTGCGGACCCTTCTTCGAGCTCAACCGTCTCAGGGGTGTGCTCTACGACGGCACCACCCGTCTGGCTACGCCCGACGGCGAGCCGGTGGCGATGTACTCCATGGGTGGCCTGGCCCAGTACTGCGTCATCCCTGCCACGTCTGTGGCCCCGGTGCCCGCC
Protein-coding sequences here:
- a CDS encoding sugar phosphate isomerase/epimerase family protein, encoding MTSKAVNTSDPRYSKLTIGVCPDQWGVWFPEDPKQMDPRQAWEEMAEAGFEVIETGPWGYFPTDPKELQKWCDDYGMRVVAGTGWGILHKEEAWETTLTTFRAIAETHAAVGAEYIVHLPPLYRDDKTWEWTDDRVLSDDAWKLYVEHANALGQMLLDDYDLKMVLHPHGDSHIETPEEIARIFDATDPRYVNLCLDSGHVVYGGGDPVELCRKYPERITYVHIKAFDEAITKEAHEKDWPFGEAVTKGASVCPPAGLPEMHDFVDALADLDKPIYCICEQDCYPCDPSFPKPNAINMRTYLAECGLGLA
- a CDS encoding Gfo/Idh/MocA family protein, which codes for MSVRIGLIGAGGMGRAHVERIENELAGGRVVAVADLNLDAAKEVAEPLGATAYGSGAELIADPDVDAVLVATFGKVHAPDVIAAVEAGKYVLCEKPLATTPQDCIAIMDAEQKAGKKLVTVGFMRRFDPGYQEMRATLAGGELGYATLVHCRHRNPSVPEGYVTRNMIDDTAIHEIDTCRYLLNEEIVSVRVDAPRSTSRRFDHLRDPLVLVARTESGVLIDDEVNVNIQFGYSIECELVMEAGTIRLGDQNTTVTRDSHGNRNPICRSHVDRFHTAFNQEVQQWIRAVERDEHTGSTSWDGYAATCVVDAALESLENEGREVTVSTIDKPALYA
- a CDS encoding sugar phosphate isomerase/epimerase family protein, with the protein product MVDIALDPNMYYRTMPTVRTLYKAAELGFEHVELSPNADFHLWHHRPAADDAFVAELNKAQKETGVRVRTLNPVFNWSSPVEEERTAQVSNWRRLLELADQLDVREITSEFSGDRNQARRSEEQWFRSIEELAPHFERYGIRLNMEAHPYDFVELHDPALRLVRAVNKDWIGYEFCCPHAFHLSDGAGDVERMIRTAHEAGKLREVHVADGFNHRANDGNRYIVNPPGADVTVHQHNEVGNGEVDWDAVFSTLRDIRFDGVLSVCVFGWHEHADDINRRVLARLKDELGA
- a CDS encoding MFS transporter, which codes for MTSPAPRSPLRLRLYAWVAGVLLGSLEGVLAVVVAGGAGRGAATAGLPGGGSGVEEATGGALGAANPAPAVPVALVLCAMVVVGALCGPRLSRLLGRRVADLGAGALIVAGALLAAALTGGEGPLGARTAGAVVAGLVGPAAAGAGAGLLLLVAPQVCHELSLPGHRRLMPQAMALMPAGAALVVLGGTLGARWLPDPARGAWLGVLVLGAVHLGVGISLPESPVWLAERGGDVRAFEALRRLHGNLEAAVAVDWARHEAGMAREQQRLTAADLRIPQIRQATVTSVVLVVAQEAPLGAAALVLAPAVADHLGGGARTVAAACVGWGVVSVLALLLGRVETLERLRFLRVVLGSVVAVVAATVLVTTTSAGGGGPSDADLPGGALAGTVVGCLVALVAGQYVLVLPACQGAVDPQIPPWLVGTQRRLVAVGQSLAHAGAIVVPLLVYQRWGLDVVGWVMFTLTVVALAVVLVRMPRALRAA
- a CDS encoding winged helix-turn-helix transcriptional regulator gives rise to the protein MGSYGAACTAYRDSALLKQLKELVEDDFLERTDHGEPPPRVDYRLTRRGESLRPLVQTMWDWSDMWAWSEKEFEFSQEEAEQMRQAHETLGVPQVRQP
- a CDS encoding DsbA family oxidoreductase, whose protein sequence is MKVTYWSDYACPYCYIGRTRLGRAIDSLGLADEVELEMKSFELYPDAPYEVQGATVDRFARKYRLTTKAARQRVEAISSLGRAEGIDFNYATTLNTNMLDAHRLTKLAHELGVTGFEELCFHAYFVDNEVMADHDVLRRLAAEAGLPSREVERVLAGRDYADAVRADEREAHEMGVDAVPYFVVDDTYVITGSRPTEEMARVLYQASAESLGRQDDSVGGACGPQGCALP